The sequence TTCACTTATTTTTCCACTTCTCTGTATGCTGGCTTTATATGGCTACAACTGTGGGCAAAAAAGACTTCTCCCACAGTCTAATCAGCCAGTGGCCAAATCAGCCAGCCCAGGCACTGAAGAATCAGGAAACCCAGCACTGGGCCAAGGCTTTTGGAGTGACTTAGTTTtatgtacatattcttttcctAGTATCACAACAGAATCTGCATATATGATAAGCCTGTTATTCATAATGTCTGTTCTTAAAGGAAAAATAGTCAACCGACATTAAAAGTAGTCCaatcatgcatacacacacacaaacacgcacCCCAAGATAAAATTTCTTACTgaaattcccttttttttctctttttctaaatGTTCTTTAGGTGATTTTGAAAAAAACTGGATGGCAAAATGTCCTGATGCTGTGTACCcctttatacatttaaaaatctattttaaagcCTTCCATCTTAAGCCACTTTTACATGTTTTCATAACATTAATCACTATGTAATTTTATAGCAaacgaagataattcaaaatactGAATAGTTGCAATAACAGGACTTCAAGTCTCACAAATCACAGCCTAATGAATCCTCTGTCCCCCAGGATCTCTCTATATAACCCCAGGACCAAGACATATGTACCCATTTTATAAATATGTCTCTTTGTTAGCTTGGGTGATTTTTACAATATAGTTATGTTGTTATAGCAAAGTCACATCTTACAGATAATATCAATTATCCAtggtcacaaagctagtaaatGGCTACGATGTGATTCAACTGTCGAGCCTGCAAGATACTTAATCTATCAGAGGTGTCTGACAGCTGAAATTCACAAAGAGCAGAAAAACATCTCACATCTCATGCATACTACAGCACTGGGTGGGATGTTGTGTAGAACATAATTCCCCATGCCATCTAAATCATTTCCCCTTTTTCTATTACCTAGTGCTTTTCCACAGATTCATAGTTATTGCTCACAAGTTCGATATACCTAAAAATTGCCTCCATTGTCCTGCTTGATGTGTCATGGTTGCTGCTACTCTGACTGGTTTGACTTTCAGTCTACATGATTAATGAAGACAGCGCACTGGAAACAAACCcatcaagataaataatatttttaagtaaaatattttatatagcttatagtatttttgttgttattgagaatatacacagcagaacgtacaccaattaaacaatttctacatgtacagttcagtgacactgattgcctTCTTTGCATGGTACAACCattctccctctccttttctgagttgttgctcCTCTGTTAacctaaactcactgcccctaagtttcctagcTAATACTGCAAGTTGACGCTGTCAATTTCATCCAACATATATGGATCTTAAAAAGCAGAATGCTCAAGGcaaatatatgaaaaattttaagtaaaatattttcacTTATGATCTAAATTCAAGTTGAAAAGATTGTAGAATAATGTTTGACAAAATGTATGGAGTACACTTGGTAATGTGTATCTGTGAGCtacagtttctcatacagaaatataagatgggttttttgtttgcttgtttctcttttgtttttgttcttttttctttatttgattaCTTAACTGCCTCTCAAGTTCTTAGTTGGATTTTAACAAAAGTTTTAAtcctctgagtttcagtttattcATCATTGAAATAAAGCAGATCATTAAGCCACCATTTCAAAACTGGGCTTTCTGTAGTTTTAGGAGAAAAATGTTCTCATAAATACATTGTGCTGATAGAAATAAGTCATTATGATGCTATATTATACGGTTACTTAAACATGTATGAAGATAAGTGGTGAAATTTTTGTGTTTGTAGCTCttagattataaaaatatttttaaagtatgaaggaaaatcaaataaaatatttttatgttcaaatctttatttaaatatcattttccaaaggttCATTTACAGATGCTAGTAATGATAACAATAGTAAGAAAACAATGTTAAGCAGTTTCCTTTGCAAACAAGATACttattttcatcattatttaGTAAAAACACTTTTGAATTTTCTACATAGCCATTATTTCTtacaaaaacaatattttattgttttaacattacataaatatatatatatatatttttgtttttagcatTTCTTCAGCAAATTGGAAAATCACGAGCTAAGTGAAAAAAGTGGTTCTAAATTTTTGATCCTCTTTTTTGGATGGGAAGTGCAGAGAGAATAATAGACAATATATCCACAACCAAACCAGTGCTGTCGTGTAGAAAcccactcttagtgaccctactggCCAGAGTAGAATAGCCTTATACGTTTTCCAGGGCTGCAATCTTCACAAAAGTAGACAGCCTTATCTTTCACCAGTGGAGTGGCACTGGGTTCGAAaaactgacctttggttagcagctgaacgcttaaccagtgGGCCAATATGGGCCCTTTAAATCTGGGATGGAAGATACCAATGGAGCATAGGTAAATTTGGAGATTCATTGGAACCAAAGCAAAGAGAGGTTAGAAATGTGGGCCCTGAAAAGCAACCTATGGACAaaatccaaagaaaaaaataccaaagaaaagaataaatgttgaacTCAATTTTGCAGGAACAATGTCAATAAGAAACAGATTagcaaagaaagaagaaggtACTTCAAGGTAAATTATAGTATTAATGAACGGATTGATGTCAGTGCCTAAGCTTATGTCTCTCAGGGTCAGTTCCTACTTTAACAAACTTAAGATGGTACAAACTCACTTGGATAGGGTGTGCAGTGAGGAGTAGACATGCCTTTCAGTCCTTTCTCCTTCCAGTAAAAAGTGGATTCTGGCACCACACTTTCCTCATGGCAGTCCTCATCATCAAGTTTCTCAAAGTGTAGATCAGAGGGTTGAACATGGGGGCAATGATGGTGTAGAAAAGAGcaaatactttatcttctggaAAAGTTGCAGCTGGTCTAATATAAATGTACATGATAGGCACAAAGAAGAGAACCACAACTGTTATGTGGGAACTACAAGTGGAAAGAGCTTTACTGCGGCTTTTGGCAGGGTAGACCCTGACGGTGTACAATATCAAGAAGTAAGACAGCATCAAGACAACAAAATTCACCAAACCCATCATGCCTGAATTGGCGACAACCAGGATCCCGACGCTGTATGTGTCAGTGCAGGCCAGTTTCAGCAAAGGATAGACATCGCAGAAGTAGTGATCTATCTCATTGGGGCCACAGAAAGGTAAGTTCATAGTGAGGAGGGACTGCGCAAAGGAATGCAGAAATGCCCCAGTACAGCAAGCAAAGACCAATACATAACACTTACTCCTGCTCATGATG comes from Elephas maximus indicus isolate mEleMax1 chromosome 7, mEleMax1 primary haplotype, whole genome shotgun sequence and encodes:
- the LOC126080369 gene encoding olfactory receptor 4P4-like is translated as MENINNVTEFLLSGLSQNKKIKSLCFLLFLFCYIAIWMGSLLIIISITCSQLIDQPMYFFLNHLALSELCYTSTVTLKLLTDLLEERNRISYTSCMAQLFAVHFFGGIEIFILTVMAYDRYVAICKPLHYTVIMSRSKCYVLVFACCTGAFLHSFAQSLLTMNLPFCGPNEIDHYFCDVYPLLKLACTDTYSVGILVVANSGMMGLVNFVVLMLSYFLILYTVRVYPAKSRSKALSTCSSHITVVVLFFVPIMYIYIRPAATFPEDKVFALFYTIIAPMFNPLIYTLRNLMMRTAMRKVWCQNPLFTGRRKD